In a single window of the Nocardioides massiliensis genome:
- a CDS encoding alpha/beta hydrolase, which translates to MALDAATTALLAKLAEAGGAPMHETTPAEARARMAGMATLYPTGPEVARAEDLEVPTRAGSAACRLVAPESPRGVLLYLHGGGWVVGSPAEHETLARELAVRTGCAVVLGAYRLAPEHRWPAAVEDAWDVLSWISTHHGELAPAGSPLVVAGDSAGGNLATIIARRARDEGGPAIAAQVLVYPVTEADFDNGSYTDPANQLALNRQTLEWFWDHYVDAEHRDHPDVSPARADDLSGLPPAIVVTAEHDVLRDEGEKYAEQLRAAGVRTTLRRFDGQMHGFFTMSGLLPAGAEALAHVAAELEPLLTTTHEEQS; encoded by the coding sequence ATGGCACTCGACGCTGCCACCACCGCACTGCTCGCCAAGCTCGCCGAGGCGGGCGGCGCACCCATGCACGAGACGACCCCGGCCGAGGCACGAGCGCGGATGGCAGGGATGGCGACGCTGTACCCGACCGGTCCCGAGGTCGCGCGCGCCGAGGACCTCGAGGTCCCCACGCGCGCCGGCAGTGCCGCCTGCCGACTCGTGGCCCCGGAGTCACCCCGCGGGGTCCTGCTCTACCTGCACGGCGGGGGCTGGGTCGTCGGCTCGCCGGCCGAGCACGAGACGCTCGCACGCGAGCTCGCTGTCCGCACCGGGTGCGCGGTCGTGCTCGGTGCCTACCGGCTCGCTCCTGAGCACCGCTGGCCCGCAGCGGTCGAGGACGCCTGGGACGTGCTGAGCTGGATCTCCACGCACCACGGTGAGCTCGCGCCCGCCGGCTCGCCCCTCGTCGTCGCCGGCGACAGCGCCGGCGGCAACCTGGCCACGATCATCGCCCGCCGCGCCCGCGACGAGGGCGGGCCGGCGATCGCGGCCCAGGTGCTCGTCTACCCGGTCACCGAGGCCGACTTCGACAACGGGTCCTACACCGACCCCGCCAACCAGCTGGCGCTCAACCGGCAGACGTTGGAATGGTTCTGGGACCACTACGTCGACGCAGAGCACCGCGACCACCCCGACGTCTCCCCCGCCCGCGCCGACGACCTCTCCGGCCTGCCGCCGGCGATCGTGGTCACCGCCGAGCACGACGTCCTGCGCGACGAGGGCGAGAAGTACGCCGAGCAGCTGCGTGCCGCCGGCGTCCGCACCACCCTGCGCCGCTTCGACGGCCAGATGCACGGCTTCTTCACCATGTCGGGCCTGCTGCCCGCCGGCGCCGAGGCGCTGGCCCACGTCGCCGCGGAGCTCGAGCCCCTGCTGACCACCACGCACGAGGAGCAGTCATGA
- a CDS encoding ABC transporter ATP-binding protein: MAGSGSMHLRPEGERVLSVEELVVEFPAKGGQTVHAVSGISFDLVEGETLGILGESGCGKSSAGRAIMQLPPPTSGSVRLAEESLTDNQGEKLRQARSHMQMIFQDPVSSLNPRRKVKDLVAEGPRIWGREVSDEKIREVLDAVGLNPDVVWDRRPHELSGGQCQRVCIARALMLDPRVLICDEPVSSLDVSVQAQILNLLEDTKARYDLSMVFIAHDIAVVKNISDRIMVMYLGKVCEVVPSGRLAKEAVHPYTRLLLESVPTAHHDGDQQEHELASALSAELPSPLDPPSGCRFRTRCPLATELCAEREPELRPAGDGHFVACHHAEVVAQRPPVATGLVEAGA; encoded by the coding sequence ATGGCTGGTTCCGGCAGCATGCACCTGCGTCCCGAGGGCGAGCGGGTGCTCAGCGTCGAGGAGCTGGTCGTCGAGTTCCCGGCCAAGGGCGGCCAGACGGTGCACGCCGTCTCCGGCATCAGCTTCGACCTGGTCGAGGGGGAGACGCTCGGCATCCTGGGGGAGTCCGGCTGCGGCAAGTCCAGCGCCGGTCGCGCGATCATGCAGCTCCCACCGCCCACGTCGGGCTCTGTCCGGCTGGCCGAGGAGTCGCTCACCGATAACCAGGGCGAGAAGCTGCGCCAGGCGCGCTCGCACATGCAGATGATCTTCCAGGACCCGGTGTCGTCGCTGAACCCGCGCCGCAAGGTCAAGGACCTCGTCGCCGAGGGTCCGCGGATCTGGGGTCGTGAGGTCAGCGACGAGAAGATCCGCGAGGTGCTGGACGCGGTCGGGCTCAACCCCGACGTGGTCTGGGACCGTCGCCCCCACGAGCTGTCCGGTGGACAGTGCCAGCGCGTGTGCATCGCCCGCGCGCTCATGCTCGATCCGCGCGTGCTCATCTGCGACGAGCCGGTCTCCAGCCTGGACGTCTCCGTCCAGGCACAGATCCTCAACCTGCTCGAGGACACCAAGGCCCGCTACGACCTGAGCATGGTCTTCATCGCCCATGACATCGCGGTCGTGAAGAACATCAGCGACCGGATCATGGTGATGTACCTCGGCAAGGTGTGCGAGGTCGTGCCTTCCGGGCGCCTGGCCAAGGAGGCGGTCCACCCCTACACGCGGCTGCTGCTGGAGTCGGTCCCGACCGCCCACCACGACGGCGACCAGCAGGAGCACGAGCTCGCCAGCGCGCTGTCCGCGGAGCTGCCCTCCCCGCTCGACCCCCCGAGCGGGTGCCGCTTCCGCACGCGCTGCCCGTTGGCCACGGAGCTGTGCGCGGAGCGCGAGCCGGAGCTGCGACCGGCCGGCGACGGGCACTTCGTCGCCTGCCACCACGCGGAGGTCGTCGCCCAGCGACCGCCCGTCGCAACCGGGCTCGTGGAGGCCGGCGCGTGA
- a CDS encoding ABC transporter permease: protein MTTTVEPTPAPAPPRPARRRRRTDGRLRGVLGRLTELVLVLLVVSFGTFALVSLMDVDPAVSILGEGYAAEDYEKVREDLGLNDPMLVRYFDWLGGALTGDLGRSVIPPYHDVVDRILGALPVSVELAALGMGMALLFSIPLAMWSAFHAGGRVDRFVSAGTFAVLSLPSFLVGLLVILVFSNTLGWFPRAEWSRLSEGLGDNLYHAFLPALTIALAETAMFTRILRNDLIGTLQEDFILAAKAKGMGTVHVLFSDALRPSSFSLITLMGISLGRLIGSTVIVEYLFALPGMGTLVIGAANTGDYVTVQGAVLVIAVIYVVTNALIDISYGYLDPRVRRSHV, encoded by the coding sequence ATGACCACGACGGTCGAGCCGACACCGGCTCCGGCGCCGCCGCGCCCCGCACGGCGTCGTCGGCGTACCGATGGTCGGTTGCGCGGCGTGCTCGGTCGGCTGACCGAGCTCGTGCTGGTCCTGCTGGTCGTCAGCTTCGGCACCTTCGCCCTGGTGTCCCTGATGGACGTCGACCCCGCGGTGTCGATCCTCGGTGAGGGCTACGCGGCGGAGGACTACGAGAAGGTCCGCGAGGACCTCGGGCTCAACGACCCGATGCTGGTCCGCTACTTCGACTGGCTGGGCGGCGCGCTCACCGGTGACCTCGGCCGGTCCGTGATCCCGCCGTACCACGACGTGGTCGACCGGATCCTCGGCGCGCTCCCCGTGAGCGTCGAGCTCGCCGCGCTCGGCATGGGCATGGCGCTGCTGTTCAGCATCCCGCTGGCGATGTGGTCGGCCTTCCACGCCGGTGGACGCGTGGACCGGTTCGTCAGCGCCGGCACCTTCGCGGTGCTCTCGCTGCCGAGCTTCCTCGTCGGCCTGCTGGTCATCCTGGTCTTCTCCAACACGCTGGGGTGGTTCCCGCGGGCGGAGTGGTCACGGCTCAGCGAGGGGCTGGGCGACAACCTCTACCACGCGTTCCTGCCGGCGCTGACGATCGCGCTCGCCGAGACCGCGATGTTCACCCGCATCCTGCGCAACGACCTGATCGGCACGCTGCAGGAGGACTTCATCCTCGCCGCGAAGGCCAAGGGCATGGGCACGGTCCACGTCCTGTTCAGCGACGCGCTGCGTCCGTCGTCGTTCTCCCTGATCACGCTCATGGGCATCAGCCTGGGCCGCCTGATCGGCAGCACGGTGATCGTGGAGTACCTCTTCGCGCTGCCCGGCATGGGCACCTTGGTGATCGGTGCGGCCAACACCGGTGACTACGTGACCGTGCAGGGAGCGGTGTTGGTGATCGCGGTGATCTATGTCGTCACCAACGCCCTGATCGACATCTCCTACGGCTACCTCGACCCGCGCGTGCGGAGGTCCCATGTCTGA
- a CDS encoding ABC transporter ATP-binding protein, which yields MTQSTSQVLPGAAPATDQPMLVVNDLRTVIQTARGPLRAVDGVSLTLRKGESLGIVGESGSGKSVLGRTIMGLHRTEGPITVTGQVLLDGVDVQQLGRKQLPGLWGSKVGMVFQDPLTALNPVKKVGVHLTETVRKHRGLNRAQARERALELLDLVGIPDSRRRIDQYPHELSGGMRQRVVIAMALANEPELLIADEPTTALDVTVQRQILDLLDRLRAELGMALILISHNLGVVAGRTDRVAVMYAGRVVETADARSLFTQPHHPYAEALLAAIPELDDAPHLRLAAIDGSPPDMTSPPPACRFAPRCRYAQEDCVTITPPLDGPGGHLFACHHPVGFGGRSERGES from the coding sequence ATGACCCAGTCCACCTCTCAGGTCCTCCCCGGCGCAGCGCCGGCGACCGACCAGCCGATGCTGGTCGTCAACGACCTGCGCACGGTGATCCAGACGGCGCGCGGCCCGCTGCGCGCGGTCGACGGTGTGTCGCTGACCCTGCGCAAGGGGGAGTCGCTCGGCATCGTCGGTGAGTCCGGCTCGGGCAAGTCCGTGCTTGGGCGCACCATCATGGGCCTGCACCGCACCGAGGGCCCCATCACGGTCACCGGTCAGGTGCTGCTCGACGGCGTCGACGTGCAGCAGCTCGGCCGCAAGCAGCTGCCGGGCCTGTGGGGGAGCAAGGTCGGCATGGTCTTCCAGGACCCGCTCACCGCGCTGAACCCCGTGAAGAAGGTCGGCGTCCACCTGACCGAGACCGTGCGCAAGCACCGTGGGCTCAACCGTGCCCAGGCCCGTGAGCGTGCGCTGGAGCTGCTCGACCTCGTCGGCATCCCCGACTCGCGCCGGCGCATCGACCAGTACCCGCACGAGCTGTCCGGCGGCATGCGTCAGCGCGTCGTGATCGCGATGGCCCTGGCCAACGAGCCGGAGCTGCTGATCGCCGACGAGCCGACGACCGCGCTCGACGTGACGGTGCAGCGCCAGATCCTCGACCTGCTCGACCGGCTGCGTGCCGAGCTCGGCATGGCGTTGATCCTGATCAGCCACAACCTCGGGGTGGTCGCCGGTCGCACCGACCGGGTCGCGGTGATGTATGCCGGCCGGGTCGTGGAGACCGCCGACGCGCGCTCGCTGTTCACCCAGCCGCACCACCCGTACGCCGAGGCACTGCTCGCGGCGATCCCCGAGCTCGACGACGCACCGCACCTGCGGCTGGCGGCGATCGACGGCTCCCCGCCCGACATGACCTCGCCGCCCCCCGCGTGCCGGTTCGCCCCGCGCTGCCGCTACGCCCAGGAGGACTGCGTGACCATCACCCCGCCGCTCGACGGTCCGGGTGGTCACCTGTTCGCGTGTCACCACCCGGTCGGATTCGGCGGCCGGTCCGAGCGAGGAGAGAGCTGA
- a CDS encoding ABC transporter permease — protein MSEQVSGPRSGQVVDSAAPEVTRDEVARKPAWRGPLVAAVGLAITVVAIVAMAGQGWAQAGVVLLGLVVLYVGAVEVGQRRFGPEFDLTTWLCLVWLVVLITAAIAAPLLPIGEHENLAATMMDPAMARPDLLSDHPLGTNNFGLDLLARVLYGARASLVVALGAVLIGMVVGGAIGILAGYRRKWTDQVVAIFANSLLAVPPLILLIALATVLDPSLRNIAFALSLMALPSMIRVARASTMSFAQREFVLAGRAMGASNVRIMVRELLPNVLLPLASYAMVMVSVLIVAEASLSFLGLGIQAPTPSWGNMISEGQGRVFEQHPHIVMVPGTVLFLTVFAFNALGERARKRFDPRAGKL, from the coding sequence ATGTCTGAGCAAGTTTCCGGGCCCCGGTCTGGGCAGGTCGTCGACTCCGCGGCCCCCGAGGTCACCCGCGACGAGGTCGCGCGCAAGCCTGCCTGGCGGGGACCGCTGGTCGCCGCGGTCGGCCTGGCCATCACCGTCGTGGCGATCGTCGCCATGGCGGGTCAGGGCTGGGCCCAGGCGGGCGTGGTCCTGCTCGGCCTCGTCGTGCTCTACGTCGGTGCGGTCGAGGTCGGTCAGCGCCGGTTCGGTCCGGAGTTCGACCTGACGACCTGGCTGTGCCTGGTGTGGCTGGTCGTGCTGATCACGGCCGCGATCGCCGCACCGCTGCTGCCGATCGGGGAGCACGAGAACCTCGCCGCCACGATGATGGACCCGGCGATGGCGCGGCCCGACCTGTTGTCGGACCACCCGCTGGGCACCAACAACTTCGGTCTCGACCTGCTCGCTCGCGTGCTCTACGGCGCCCGGGCCTCGCTGGTCGTCGCGCTCGGCGCGGTGCTCATCGGCATGGTCGTCGGCGGCGCGATCGGCATCCTCGCCGGCTACCGACGCAAGTGGACCGACCAGGTCGTGGCGATCTTCGCCAACTCGCTGCTGGCCGTGCCGCCGCTCATCCTGCTCATCGCGCTGGCGACCGTGCTCGACCCGAGCCTGCGCAACATCGCCTTCGCCCTGTCGCTGATGGCGCTGCCGAGCATGATCCGGGTCGCGCGGGCCAGCACGATGTCCTTCGCGCAGCGCGAGTTCGTCCTCGCCGGACGCGCGATGGGCGCCTCCAACGTCCGGATCATGGTGCGTGAGCTGCTGCCCAACGTGCTGCTGCCGCTGGCGTCGTACGCGATGGTCATGGTCTCGGTCCTGATCGTCGCCGAGGCCTCGCTGAGCTTCCTCGGTCTCGGCATCCAAGCGCCCACGCCGTCCTGGGGGAACATGATCTCCGAGGGGCAGGGACGCGTGTTCGAGCAGCACCCGCACATCGTGATGGTGCCGGGGACCGTGCTCTTCTTGACGGTGTTCGCCTTCAACGCACTCGGGGAGCGGGCGCGCAAGCGCTTCGACCCGCGCGCGGGCAAGCTCTAG
- a CDS encoding aldehyde dehydrogenase family protein produces MQTRDQVHLDGRWVEPHGTEVHELVDPRSGEVFARVRHADEVDVDRAVAVARRVFDEEPAWPVEERVKALRGLHDAIAARTEEIAEVISAEMGAPAQFSRQVQVGMGLATLATTIDVLEDYAFDEHLAGIVVAREPMGVVAAITPWNFPLHQSLTKIGSALAAGCPVILKPAETTPLSAYLLMEAAEEAGVPAGWLQLLPGRGTVVGAALATHPGVDAVSFTGSTAVGRSIASGAGASLKRLSLELGGKSPSVLLDDLDDEGFATAVRTSVGFGLMNAGQTCAAWTRLIVPEARYDEAVAIAGQVAGAAVPGETLGPVASRAQWDRVTGYLASAVEEGAVVEHGDASPALPERGFHLAPVILGRVTTEMRVGREEIFGPVLAIQTHTGDDDAVRLANATEYGLSAGVFGRDQDRAIAVARRIRSGVVHVNGLNSNRLAPFGGYKQSGLGREYGRFGIEEFLEVKSIQPPATP; encoded by the coding sequence ATGCAGACACGGGACCAGGTCCACCTCGACGGCCGCTGGGTCGAGCCGCACGGGACGGAGGTCCACGAGCTGGTGGACCCGCGCAGCGGCGAGGTGTTCGCCCGCGTCCGGCACGCTGACGAGGTCGACGTCGATCGTGCCGTCGCGGTCGCCCGCCGGGTCTTCGACGAGGAGCCGGCCTGGCCGGTGGAGGAGCGGGTCAAGGCCCTGCGCGGCCTGCACGACGCGATCGCGGCCCGCACCGAGGAGATCGCTGAGGTGATCTCGGCCGAGATGGGCGCTCCGGCGCAGTTCTCCCGCCAGGTGCAGGTCGGGATGGGCCTGGCGACGCTGGCCACCACGATCGACGTGCTGGAGGACTATGCCTTCGACGAGCACCTCGCCGGCATCGTCGTGGCCCGCGAGCCGATGGGCGTCGTCGCGGCGATCACGCCATGGAACTTCCCCCTGCACCAGTCGCTGACCAAGATCGGGTCGGCGCTGGCCGCCGGCTGCCCGGTCATCCTCAAGCCGGCCGAGACCACCCCGCTGTCGGCGTACCTCCTGATGGAGGCGGCCGAGGAGGCCGGCGTCCCGGCGGGCTGGCTGCAGCTGCTCCCCGGCCGCGGCACGGTCGTCGGGGCGGCGCTGGCCACGCACCCGGGCGTCGACGCGGTCTCCTTCACCGGGTCCACGGCCGTCGGTCGGTCGATCGCGTCCGGCGCGGGCGCGTCCCTGAAGCGGCTCTCGCTCGAGCTCGGTGGCAAGTCCCCCAGCGTGCTGCTCGACGACCTCGACGACGAGGGCTTCGCGACCGCGGTCCGCACGAGCGTCGGGTTCGGCCTGATGAACGCCGGCCAGACCTGCGCGGCATGGACCCGGCTGATCGTGCCCGAGGCGCGCTACGACGAGGCCGTCGCGATCGCGGGACAGGTGGCCGGGGCGGCCGTCCCGGGCGAGACGCTCGGTCCGGTCGCCTCGCGCGCCCAGTGGGACCGCGTGACCGGCTACCTCGCCTCCGCGGTGGAGGAGGGCGCGGTCGTCGAGCATGGCGACGCCTCCCCCGCCCTGCCCGAGCGCGGGTTCCACCTCGCGCCGGTGATCCTCGGTCGGGTGACGACCGAGATGCGCGTGGGTCGTGAGGAGATCTTCGGCCCCGTGCTCGCCATCCAGACCCACACCGGCGACGACGACGCCGTCCGGCTGGCCAATGCCACCGAGTACGGCCTCTCCGCCGGCGTGTTCGGCCGCGACCAGGACCGGGCGATCGCCGTCGCCCGACGGATCCGGTCGGGCGTCGTGCACGTCAACGGCCTCAACTCCAACCGGCTGGCGCCCTTCGGCGGCTACAAGCAGTCCGGGCTCGGCCGGGAGTACGGACGTTTCGGCATCGAGGAGTTCCTCGAGGTCAAGTCCATCCAGCCGCCCGCCACCCCTTGA
- a CDS encoding Zn-dependent alcohol dehydrogenase, protein MTDELLQAPLALEPGASRTPVRAAVLAAAPGRLETEELLLDDWLAPSEVRVRVAACGLCHSDLHMMEAELPVLLPTVVGHEVSGIVEAVGADVTDLAVGDYVVACLSMYCGRCRACGEGRTFLCERRNDLGRAERPVPRLVRADGEPVGQVAGIGGLIERTILHRNSVVAVPAEVPADRAGLLGCAVLTGYGSVVHGARVRAGETVAVIGCGGVGLNLVQSAVLAGAREVIAVDLGAAKLETARRFGATQVIDAGETDPVAAVQALVPGGVDHAFDVVGRSATVTQAVGMVRAGSTAYVVGIPPVGEQFNLMGIGVVTQAKGLRGLLMGANHFPRDIPALADLYLQGRLELDALVSQRVGLDDVNRGFDLMRSGEAARVVTVIEPGLP, encoded by the coding sequence GTGACGGATGAACTGCTGCAGGCCCCCCTCGCCCTCGAGCCGGGCGCGAGCCGCACCCCCGTGCGGGCCGCCGTGCTCGCTGCGGCCCCCGGTCGCCTGGAGACCGAGGAGCTGCTCCTCGACGACTGGCTCGCCCCCTCCGAGGTGCGCGTGCGGGTGGCCGCCTGCGGGCTGTGCCACTCCGACCTGCACATGATGGAGGCGGAGCTACCGGTGCTCCTGCCCACCGTCGTGGGGCACGAGGTCTCCGGCATCGTCGAGGCCGTTGGCGCGGATGTCACCGACCTGGCGGTCGGGGACTACGTGGTGGCCTGCCTGTCGATGTATTGCGGGCGGTGTCGCGCGTGCGGCGAGGGCCGGACGTTCCTGTGCGAGCGGCGCAACGACCTCGGCCGCGCCGAGCGTCCCGTCCCGCGGCTCGTGCGCGCAGACGGCGAGCCCGTCGGCCAGGTGGCGGGCATCGGAGGCCTGATCGAGCGCACGATCCTGCACCGCAACTCGGTGGTCGCGGTCCCGGCCGAGGTGCCGGCCGATCGCGCCGGGCTGCTCGGCTGCGCGGTGCTCACGGGCTACGGCAGCGTGGTCCACGGTGCGCGCGTGCGCGCCGGCGAGACGGTGGCCGTCATCGGCTGCGGCGGGGTCGGGTTGAACCTCGTGCAGAGCGCCGTGCTCGCCGGTGCCCGCGAGGTCATCGCGGTCGACCTGGGCGCGGCCAAGCTCGAGACCGCCCGCCGGTTCGGCGCGACCCAGGTGATCGACGCCGGCGAGACGGACCCGGTCGCCGCCGTCCAGGCCCTCGTGCCCGGCGGCGTCGACCACGCCTTCGACGTCGTCGGTCGCAGCGCGACCGTCACCCAGGCCGTCGGGATGGTGCGCGCGGGGAGCACGGCGTACGTCGTCGGCATCCCGCCCGTGGGCGAGCAGTTCAACCTCATGGGCATCGGCGTGGTCACGCAGGCCAAGGGCCTGCGGGGCCTGCTCATGGGTGCCAACCACTTCCCGCGTGACATCCCCGCGCTGGCCGACCTCTACCTCCAGGGCCGTCTCGAGCTCGACGCGCTGGTGTCACAGCGGGTCGGTCTCGACGACGTCAACCGCGGCTTCGACCTGATGCGCAGCGGCGAGGCCGCCCGGGTCGTGACCGTCATCGAGCCGGGTCTGCCGTGA